A window of Nomascus leucogenys isolate Asia chromosome X, Asia_NLE_v1, whole genome shotgun sequence contains these coding sequences:
- the EZHIP gene encoding EZH inhibitory protein: MATQSDMEKEQKHQQDEVQGGLNNETALASGDACGTGNQDPAASVTTVSSQASPSGGAALSSSTAGSSAAAATSAAIFFTDEASGLPIIAAALTERHSDLQDCHSPHEVFGCVVPEGGSQAAVGLQKDTGHDDEHLAQTKSPGNSRRRKQPCRNQAAPAQKPPGRRLFPGPLPPSSPGFRHSSHPCSGASTSSQATQPGPALLSHASEARPASQSRITLAASALRRRASAPGPVIRRCTAQPGPAFPRRATHLDPARLSPESAPGPASRGRASAPGPARRGRDSAPGPARRGRDSAPGPARRGRDSAPGPARRGRDSAPGPALRRRTARSDPAHRSTSTTPGTGLRSRSTQRRSALLSRRSLSGSADENPSCGTGSQRLAFQSRSGSPDPEVPSRASPPVWHAVRMRASSPSPPGRFFLPIPQQWDESSSSSCASNSSSPSRSPGLSPSSPSPEFLGLRSISTPSPESLRYALMPEFYAPSPVPPEEQAEIESTAHPATPPEL; encoded by the exons ATGGCCACTCAGTCAGACATGGAGAAGGAGCAGAAGCACCAGCAGGACGAGGTGCAGGGAGGGCTAAACAACGAAACCGCCCTTGCCTCCGGGGATGCCTGCGGGACCGGGAATCAAGATCCTGCTGCTTCCGTCACCACAGTCTCCAGCCAAGCATCTCCCTCGGGCGGCGCCGCTCTAAGCAGCAGCACAGCCGGTTCTTCTGCTGCAGCCGCCACCTCCGCCGCCATTTTCTTCACCGATGAGGCCTCGGGGCTGCCAATCATAGCTGCTGCGCTGACGGAGAGGCATTCTGACCTCCAGGACTGCCACAGTCCTCACGAAGTCTTTGGGTGTGTGGTGCCTGAGGGGGGCAGCCAGGCCGCTGTGGGGCTCCAGAAGGACACTGGCCACGACGACGAGCACCTGGCCCAGACCAAGAGCCCCGGGAACAGCCGTCGTAGGAAGCAGCCCTGCCGCAACCAGGCTGCCCCGGCTCAGAAGCCTCCAGGGCGGCGTCTGTTTCCTGGGCCTTTGCCGCCATCTTCTCCAGGGTTCCGGCACAGCAGCCATCCCTGTTCTGGGGCTTCTACGTCGAGTCAGGCAACCCAGCCAGGCCCTGCACTCCTAAGCCACGCGTCTGAGGCAAGGCCTGCTAGCCAAAGCCGCATCACCCTGGCAGCTTCTGCTCTCCGCAGACGTGCATCTGCTCCAGGCCCTGTCATCCGACGCTGCACCGCCCAGCCAGGCCCTGCTTTTCCACGCCGCGCTACTCATCTAGACCCTGCTCGCCTAAGCCCTGAATCTGCGCCAGGCCCTGCCAGCCGAGGCCGTGCATCTGCGCCAG GCCCTGCCCGCCGAGGCCGCGATTCCGCGCCAGGCCCTGCCCGCCGAGGCCGCGATTCCGCGCCAGGCCCTGCCCGCCGAGGCCGCGATTCCGCGCCAGGCCCTGCCCGCCGAGGCCGCGATTCCGCGCCAGGCCCTGCCCTTCGCCGCCGCACAGCAAGGTCAGACCCCGCTCATCGCAGCACCAGCACGACGCCAGGCACTGGCCTCCGGAGCCGTTCCACCCAGCGAAGATCAGCCCTTCTCAGCCGCCGCTCCCTGTCTGGGTCAGCTGATGAGAATCCTTCCTGTGGGACTGGCTCACAAAGGCTTGCCTTTCAGAGCAGATCAGGCTCTCCTGATCCTGAGGTCCCAAGCCGTGCTTCCCCGCCTGTTTGGCATGCAGTCCGTATGCGTGCCTCCTCACCCTCACCCCCTGGGAGGTTCTTCCTTCCCATCCCTCAGCAGTGGGATGagagctcctcctcctcctgtgctTCCAACTCCTCTTCCCCGAGTAGGTCTCCTGGCCTAAgcccctcttccccttcccctgagTTTTTGGGCCTGAGATCTATCTCCACTCCTAGCCCTGAAAGCCTTAGGTATGCTTTGATGCCTGAGTTTTATGCTCCGAGCCCTGTCCCTCCAGAAGAGCAGGCAGAAATAGAGAGCACAGCTCACCCTGCAACACCGCCTGAGCTGTGA